Proteins encoded within one genomic window of Rhinoderma darwinii isolate aRhiDar2 chromosome 5, aRhiDar2.hap1, whole genome shotgun sequence:
- the SOSTDC1 gene encoding sclerostin domain-containing protein 1 — protein MIISRLQCCLLYLLCVLFKSCQSFKNDATEILYSHVDKHIADSTNSSAINQARNGGRHPTNSAQDRTSHHQVGCRELRSTKYISDGQCTSLRPIKELVCAGECLPLPILPNWIGGGYGLKYWSRRSTQEWRCVNDKSRTQRIQLQCADGTTRTYKVTVVTSCKCKRYTRQHNESSHNYEGVSPIKPAHAHQHHHSHNNRDKKRLSKISKFISS, from the exons ATGATCATCTCAAGGCTCCAGTGCTGCCTCTTGTACTTATTGTGCGTTCTCTTTAAGAGCTGCCAGTCCTTTAAGAATGATGCCACTGAGATCCTATATTCCCATGTGGATAAACATATAGCGGACAGCACCAACAGCAGCGCCATCAACCAAGCCAGGAATGGGGGCAGGCACCCCACTAATTCTGCCCAGGACAGGACAA GCCACCATCAAGTTGGGTGTCGAGAACTGAGATCCACCAAGTACATTTCAGATGGCCAGTGTACCAGCCTAAGACCCATAAAGGAACTCGTCTGTGCCGGAGAATGTCTTCCACTCCCCATTCTTCCCAACTGGATCGGAGGAGGTTATGGCCTGAAATACTGGAGTCGTAGAAGCACCCAGGAATGGAGATGCGTCAACGACAAGTCACGCACTCAACGTATTCAGCTCCAATGTGCCGATGGCACCACCAGAACCTACAAAGTCACCGTGGTCACTTCCTGCAAGTGCAAGCGATACACGAGGCAACACAATGAATCAAGCCACAACTACGAAGGGGTATCCCCTATAAAACCCGCCCATGCTCACCAACATCATCATTCCCACAACAACCGAGATAAAAAAAGACTAAGTAAGATTAGCAAATTCATATCCAGCTAG